The window TGCTTCATCTTCACTTAGTCCTCTGCTCATAAGGTAGAACAGTTGTTCTTCGCTTATTCTACCTGCCGTAGCTTCGTGCCCTAGTGAAACTTTATCTTCGCTTATGTCGATATGTGGTATAGTATCTGACTTTGATAATTCGTCGATAAGTAATGCATTACAAGATGTATGGTTTTTAGCTCCTACAGAACCTTTCATTATTTTTACAAGTCCCCTGTATATTGTTTTTCCACCACCTAAACTTATAGATTTATTTGTAATTTTGGATGTTGTATATGGTGCTGCGTGAACGACTTTTGCTCCTGCATCCTGTACTTGCCCTGGTCCAGCTAGTGCGATAGATAGTATTTCTGCTTGTGCTCCTCTACCTAACATATAGACGGCAGGATATTTCATTGTTAGTTTGCTACCTAGATTGCCATCAACCCATTCTACCCTTGCATCTTCGTAAGCAAATGCTCTTTTGGTAACTAAGTTGTATATGTTTTTAGACCAGTTTTGAACAGTTGTGTATCTTACATATGCACCTTTTAGGGCGATTATTTCGACCACTGCTGCGTGTAATGAATTTGAGGAATACATAGGTGCTGTGCATCCTTCAATATAATGTATACTAGAACCTTCATCTGCTATTATTAGTGTTCTCTCAAATTGCCCCATATTTTGTGTGTTTATCCTGAAGTATGCTTGTAATGGTATTTCGACTTTTACTCCTTTAGGTACATATATGAAGCTACCACCACTCCAGACAGCGCTATTCAGCGCGGCAAATTTGTTATCGTTTGGAGGAACAACTGTACCAAAGTATCTTTTGACAATTTCAGGATATTCTTTTACGGCTGTGTCCATATCTGTAAATATTACACCTTTACTTTCCCATTGAGATTTTACACTATGATAGACAACTTCAGATTCATACTGTGCAGTTACACCAGCAAGATATTTTCTTTCTGCTTCTGGAATACCAAGTCTATCAAAGGTTTTTTTGATATATTCAGGTACTTCTTCCCAGCTTCTACCTTTAGTATCTGTTGGTCTTACGTAGTAGTATATCTCATTAAAATCGATTTTATCAAGAAGCCATCGTTCTCCCCAAGTAGGCATAGGTTTATTTTCAAAAATTCTATATGCTTTGATTCTAAATTCTGTCATCCATTCTGGTTCTCCTTTCATTTTTGAAATCTGTCTAACAATATCTTCATTTATACCTTTTTGTGATTTGTATACATAGTTTTCTGGATCTTTGAAGTCATACTTCAAAAGATCTATGTTCATACTCTTTATTTCTTCTCTTGCCATAAAACCTCCAATTTTAAAAGGGTTGTAAATTAACCCTTAATTTAAAATTTACTTACTTTGCTATAGTATTTTCTTTTCTTACAAACTCGTCGTATCCTTTCTCTTCTATAAGCTCTGCTAATGAGTAGTCACCTGTTTTAACGATTTTACCGTCGATCATTACATGTACAAAATCTGGCTTTATATATTTAAGTACTCTCGAGTAGTGTGTTATAACCATAAAAGCATTGTTTGGACTTCTGTATTCCATAACGGTTTTGGCTACCAGTTTTAAAGCATCAATATCAAGCCCAGAATCAGTTTCGTCCATGATAACAAATTCTGGTTCAAGCATTAGCATCTGTAACATTTCTGCTCTCTTTTTCTCACCACCTGAAAATCCTTCGTTTAAATATCTTGTTAGAAATGTATCTTCCATACCTAGTATTTCCATCTTTTTATTTACAATATTTCTGAATTCCATAGGTTTTGGTTGGATGAATTTGTCACCGAGTCTATAAGACATGACTGAATTATATGCAATCCTTAAGAAATTTATGAAACTTACTCCAGGTACTTCTTCAGGGTATTGGAATGCTAGAAATATTCCTCTTTTTGCTCTTTCATCAGGTGGCATATCAATAATGCTCTCTCCTTTAAAAATTATGTCTCCCCCGTCGACATCATACTTAGGACTCCCCATTATTATGCTGGATAAAGTTGTTTTTCCTGATCCGTTGGGGCCCATTATGGCGTGTATTTCGCCTTTGCCTATTTCAAGATTAACACCCATCAGTATAGGTGTTCCTTCTATACTCGCCTTTAAGTCCTCGACCTTAAAAAAATCTTTCATAAAATACCTCCATAACTAGTAGGATTTAGTATAAATCTACCAAAAAAAAACGTAATGTCAAGAGTTAGTTTTTTACTACTAACAAAATTAGATAAAACTAATTATATTTATCAGTATTTACATTTTGAAAGTTTAGTTGTGTGGAGAGTTGAGAGATGAGGATAGTTTTTATTTATAATGAGAGACATGGTTGACGAAGTTGAATATCAAAATCATGTAAAGGAGAGAGTTAAGGGTTCTTCTAATATTCTTTCTGAGATAGTACTTGGTGGGCAGGATGGACTTGTTAATACATTAGGGGTGGTTTTAGGTATAACTGCTGCTACTACTGATATTAGGATTATACTTGCAGGAGCTTTGGCTGCTGCTTTTGCTGAAAGTATTTCTATGGCTGCAGTTGCGTATACTTCCAAACAAACAGAGTATGAAAATTACATTTCAGAACATAGGAAAGAGCTTGAAGATATTAAAAACATACCAGAAATTGAGAAAGAGGAAATAAGGAGAATATTCAAGAGATGGGGAATTCCAGATCAAGAAGCTGATGTAGTTGTTGACATAATATCCAAAAATGAGAATGCATGGGTTGAGATAATGATGGCTCATGAGCTTGAATTGTCTAAGGTTTCAAATGAGAAACCATTTAAGTTTGCTTTTACGGTTGGTACTTCGGCTATTATAGGTTCTCTTATACCAGTAATTCCTATTCTTTTTTTGCCGGTTAGTTATGCTTGGATTGGGTGTTTAGTTATTTCTGCTTTATCGCTTTTGGTTATAGGTTATGTTAAGACTAAGCTTACTATTGGTAATCCTTTCAAAGGTGCTTTAAAACTTATGATAATAGGTATAGTATCTGCGATAGCTGGATATCTTATAGGATATCTTATAGGGGGTTAAGTTGATAACTTCTTATACTAATCTATACTGTGTTATTGGTAATCCTATCAAGCACTCAAAGTCTCCCATAATTCATAACTTTATTTTTCAGAAATTAGGTATTGATGCTGTTTATCTTGCTTTTGAAGTTAGAGATTTAGAGTCCTTTTTTAAATTTGTCAAAGATAGTGGTGTCGGAGGAGTGAGTGTAACTATCCCTCATAAGGTTGAGGTTATTAAGTTTTTGGATGAGGTTGATGAGATTGCTTATAGGGTAGGTGCGGTAAATACTGTAAAAAATGTTAATAATAGATTGATAGGGTATAATACTGATATTCAGGGAGTTATAAAAGCGTTTGAGACTAGAGGTGTTTTTAACCTTAAGGATAAGATTGGACTTATAATTGGTAATGGAGGAGTTGCTAGGAGTGTTGCATGGGCTTTTGTAGAAATGGGTATCTCTCATATTATAGTTGCAGGTAGAGACAATGGAAAAGTTGAATCATTTGTTGAAGGTATTAGAAAATACTTTGTAAGTATCGAAGGTATAGTTTTGGAAAGGCTTCCTGAAATTATGGATAAGGTTGATATAGTGTCAAATTGTACTCCTTTGGGTATGTATCCTAATGTTGATGATACCCCTATTAATACTTCTCTCTTGTCTAGCAGGCATATTATATTTGATACTGTTTATACTCCAGAACATACTAAGCTCGTAAAGTATGGTGTAGAGATTGGTTGTAGAATTGTTTATGGTATAGATATGTTTGTGTTTCAAGCTCTAGAGCAAGATAATATATGGTTTAATAATCCTGTTGTTTATTCTTTCAAAGATGCTGTTGTTAATCTTCTAAATCAGTTTCGCTGAATACTTCTGCTGTGAAAGTGAATATTTCAATGTCTTCTTTCTTGTAGTCGTTTGGGCTTAATCCTGCCTTTATACAAGTTTGTTGAAGAAATGTTATTTTATCCCATTTGTGTTCTACCGCTACTTGAGGAAGTAATAATCCCTGGTAAGGACCTCTTCTTACTATAAGTCCATGTTTTCCAATTTCTATATCTGATATTGAGTTTGTTTTCTTCGGTTCTGATAGTACTGAAATTTCTATCTCAATATCTTTGAGTTCATCTTTTGTAAGAGGATCAAACCTTGGATCTCTTGTGGCTGAGGATATTGAAGCATCAATAACGAGTTTTGAAAATTCCCTTAGGGGTAGGATATATCCTATACAGCCTCTTAGATGTCCTTTCTTTGTAATAGTTACAAATACTCCATTTTGGAGTCCTAATTTATCAACAATTTTACTTTGTTTTTCTAGCTCTTCCTTTTTGGATTTATCAAATAGGCTTTCAATAGCTAGTCTTGCAAGTTTGAGTATTTCCATTTTGTCCTTGTTTGACAACATGGGTGTAATTATAAATTATGGTAAATTTTGGTTAAAAGGTTTAGATTTGGTAAAGTTTTTTGAATTGATAAAGTTTAATTTATACCGTATGAAAAATATGTTCTTTTATTCTATTTGAGTTTAGACATAGTTTACTTTAGTTTTCTAGATTTTTATTTAGAATTAGCTTTTTCTGACAAAATCTTAGACTTTTGCTACTATAGTACCTATTTTGGTATCGATTACTGTATATCCTTTTGATGTTATTTCGTTTCTTATTCTATCTGCCTCGCTGAAGTTTTTGAGTTTTCTATGATTTTCTCTTTCTTCTGCTAGTTTTTTTATTTCTTCTGGTATCTCATCTATGTTTGTATCAAAAAAGTCTAGTATTTGTTTTACATCATTTATGAAGTTAAGTATTTTAGTTGCTTCTTCTTTTGATACGGTTGTGATATCCATGTTCTCGTATTTAGATATTAGTGTAAAAAGATGTCCTAATGCTTCTGGTATGTTTATATCATCATTCATACTTTGAATGAATAAGTTTCTTTGTTTTTCAATTTCGTTTATATTTTCGTTTTTGGGTGAGATGTTAGAGTTTGATGTTAAGATTTTCTTTATTTTTGCTATGAAAAGTTCCAGATCTTTGATAGTGTTTTGAGCTTGGATTATCTTTTCTTCTGTGAAATCTAGAGGTTTTCTGTAATGAGTTGAAATTAAAACAAGCCTTATAGCTTTTGGATTATATCCTTTTGAAAGGAGATCTCTTAGGGTATAGAAGTTTCCTTCAGATTTAGACATTTTTCTGCCATTTACCATGAGATGTTCTACATGGATCCAGTAATTTACGAATTTTTTACCTGTTTTTGATTCACTTTGTGCTATTTCGTTTTCGTGGTGGGGGAATATAAGGTCTACTCCACCTCCATGTATATCAAATGTTTCTCCTAGGTATTTCATACTCATGACAGAGCATTCAATATGCCAACCTGGTCTTCCTTTACCGAGTTCTGTTTCCCAATATACATTACCATCTTCTTCTTTCCAACTTTTCCAAAGAGCAAAATCAACTATATCTTCTTTTGAGTATTCATCTAAATTTACTCTACCGCTTGCTCCAGCTTTAATACTTCTTTTGTTTAGTTTGGATAGTTTGCCGTACTCTTTAAAAGAAGATATATCATAGTACACTCCATCTTCTGTTTTGTAAGCATGCTTTTTTTGTATTAATTCTTTTATAAATTCTACAATCTCATCTATTGTTTCAGTTGCTCTTGGGTAGTATGTTGCTCGTTTTATCCTCAAGGTTAATATGTCTTCAAAAAATATTTTAGTGTACCTGTCTGTATATTCTTTGAGAGATATTCCTTCTCTTATAGCTCCCTTTATTGTTTTATCGTCGACGTCGGTTAGATTCATAACTAGTATTACCTCATATCCTAGAAATTCTAGATATCTTCTGAGTACATCCGAAAAAACGAATGTTTTAAGATTTCCGATGTGTGGGTAATCATAAACGGTTGGACCACAGAAGTACATTTTTACCCTGTTTTTCTCAATTGGTATAAATTCTTCAACTTGTTCAGACAAGGTATTGTATAATCTAAGGTTCATTTTGTGATGCCTCCCTAGTTTAAAAAATCTATATATTTATTATGAAGTATAGAGTAGTTATCTTTCTGTCGATTGATTTATTCCTTATTTATCCTAACTTTTCTCTGAATTCTTTTGC of the Brevinematales bacterium genome contains:
- the sufB gene encoding Fe-S cluster assembly protein SufB codes for the protein MNIDLLKYDFKDPENYVYKSQKGINEDIVRQISKMKGEPEWMTEFRIKAYRIFENKPMPTWGERWLLDKIDFNEIYYYVRPTDTKGRSWEEVPEYIKKTFDRLGIPEAERKYLAGVTAQYESEVVYHSVKSQWESKGVIFTDMDTAVKEYPEIVKRYFGTVVPPNDNKFAALNSAVWSGGSFIYVPKGVKVEIPLQAYFRINTQNMGQFERTLIIADEGSSIHYIEGCTAPMYSSNSLHAAVVEIIALKGAYVRYTTVQNWSKNIYNLVTKRAFAYEDARVEWVDGNLGSKLTMKYPAVYMLGRGAQAEILSIALAGPGQVQDAGAKVVHAAPYTTSKITNKSISLGGGKTIYRGLVKIMKGSVGAKNHTSCNALLIDELSKSDTIPHIDISEDKVSLGHEATAGRISEEQLFYLMSRGLSEDEAILTIVNGFIEPFTKELPLEYAVELNRLIQMELEDSVDVGARKVKY
- the aroE gene encoding shikimate dehydrogenase, translating into MITSYTNLYCVIGNPIKHSKSPIIHNFIFQKLGIDAVYLAFEVRDLESFFKFVKDSGVGGVSVTIPHKVEVIKFLDEVDEIAYRVGAVNTVKNVNNRLIGYNTDIQGVIKAFETRGVFNLKDKIGLIIGNGGVARSVAWAFVEMGISHIIVAGRDNGKVESFVEGIRKYFVSIEGIVLERLPEIMDKVDIVSNCTPLGMYPNVDDTPINTSLLSSRHIIFDTVYTPEHTKLVKYGVEIGCRIVYGIDMFVFQALEQDNIWFNNPVVYSFKDAVVNLLNQFR
- the amrA gene encoding AmmeMemoRadiSam system protein A; amino-acid sequence: MEILKLARLAIESLFDKSKKEELEKQSKIVDKLGLQNGVFVTITKKGHLRGCIGYILPLREFSKLVIDASISSATRDPRFDPLTKDELKDIEIEISVLSEPKKTNSISDIEIGKHGLIVRRGPYQGLLLPQVAVEHKWDKITFLQQTCIKAGLSPNDYKKEDIEIFTFTAEVFSETDLED
- the cysS gene encoding cysteine--tRNA ligase, producing MNLRLYNTLSEQVEEFIPIEKNRVKMYFCGPTVYDYPHIGNLKTFVFSDVLRRYLEFLGYEVILVMNLTDVDDKTIKGAIREGISLKEYTDRYTKIFFEDILTLRIKRATYYPRATETIDEIVEFIKELIQKKHAYKTEDGVYYDISSFKEYGKLSKLNKRSIKAGASGRVNLDEYSKEDIVDFALWKSWKEEDGNVYWETELGKGRPGWHIECSVMSMKYLGETFDIHGGGVDLIFPHHENEIAQSESKTGKKFVNYWIHVEHLMVNGRKMSKSEGNFYTLRDLLSKGYNPKAIRLVLISTHYRKPLDFTEEKIIQAQNTIKDLELFIAKIKKILTSNSNISPKNENINEIEKQRNLFIQSMNDDINIPEALGHLFTLISKYENMDITTVSKEEATKILNFINDVKQILDFFDTNIDEIPEEIKKLAEERENHRKLKNFSEADRIRNEITSKGYTVIDTKIGTIVAKV
- a CDS encoding VIT1/CCC1 transporter family protein; translation: MRDMVDEVEYQNHVKERVKGSSNILSEIVLGGQDGLVNTLGVVLGITAATTDIRIILAGALAAAFAESISMAAVAYTSKQTEYENYISEHRKELEDIKNIPEIEKEEIRRIFKRWGIPDQEADVVVDIISKNENAWVEIMMAHELELSKVSNEKPFKFAFTVGTSAIIGSLIPVIPILFLPVSYAWIGCLVISALSLLVIGYVKTKLTIGNPFKGALKLMIIGIVSAIAGYLIGYLIGG
- the sufC gene encoding Fe-S cluster assembly ATPase SufC, with the translated sequence MKDFFKVEDLKASIEGTPILMGVNLEIGKGEIHAIMGPNGSGKTTLSSIIMGSPKYDVDGGDIIFKGESIIDMPPDERAKRGIFLAFQYPEEVPGVSFINFLRIAYNSVMSYRLGDKFIQPKPMEFRNIVNKKMEILGMEDTFLTRYLNEGFSGGEKKRAEMLQMLMLEPEFVIMDETDSGLDIDALKLVAKTVMEYRSPNNAFMVITHYSRVLKYIKPDFVHVMIDGKIVKTGDYSLAELIEEKGYDEFVRKENTIAK